In Phalacrocorax carbo chromosome 17, bPhaCar2.1, whole genome shotgun sequence, the genomic window GGTCAGCTGTTGAAGAAAGACTCATAAGCCTGGGGTACAATGGTGCTTGCACTCCTTACTTCAGACATTCCGTACAGTGTCCCAGAAATAGGGGTAAGGAAGAGGATATGGGATCGTAAGATAAACCATGTTGGAGTGACCTCTGACGGTCACCTGTCCCAGCCTTTCGCTTGAAGTGTGGTCTGCTGTGAGGTCGAATCAGATTGTTCTGAGCTTTTTCCACtctggtcttgaaaacctcctgGCTGGAGATTGATGTCTTGGTGGTGTCTACCAATCGTGAGTTGTGTGCGGTGAGTATTTGCGGCATGGTAAATCCAACCTTACTCTCTTTCTCTTAGCGTACCTGGATGTGACCAAACAGAAGGATCTCAGCGGATTTTACAGACATCTTCTAAACCAGAGGGTAGGGGAAGAAGAGATGCCTAAATGCAGCTTCCGTGAAGCCAGGTAGGATGCAATTCCAGAAGGCTTTCGGGTACGACCCAGCTTCTGGCTGTTTGTGATTCTGGACTCACTGGGGCACTGCAAGAATTAGAGAGTCCTAAAATGCTGGTAGGGTAAGCTGGTTACTTTATACAGCTGGCTAACTGAATTGTGTGAAAATGTCTAATGATCATCAGTGGTATAGACCATAAGGCAGAAACGAGGAGAGGGATGccatttaaaaagtattaagaGGACAGTCGTACTTGTAATACTGCTTGGTATTCTAATCTATATTTACTTTGGTTTGCGTAATATTTGGCAATCTGCATTAAGTTGCATATTTTGAACCATGAGGGagacaaaaagtaaaataatgagCATAGAGGTAAGTCAAAGGAAACGATGATGTGATATGAATTCCCTGAAAAGAATGCGAGTCTCTAACTTCGTCCTTACTCCACATTTACAGGTTcataaagaataaattaattgaGTGTTGAGGCTGTGGTAAATGGAAATTAATCAAATATACAGGAATTCCAGtgggattattttaaaatcttaatacGTGCACATTCCAAAGCAAAGTAATGAGATGAGGCTGAATTATTCATGTAGTTGAGACGGTGAAATTCTGCCCTGTGGATAAATATGGTGAAGGGGATGCGTTTCTTACATGCAACAACGGATCGTTTGAAACAATTAATTCAGGTTAAACCTCACTTGAGATAGGCCGTAAACCCAGATGTCACTAGTTAAATGCCTGCCATCCCAAAGAAAACGCAGCTTTCATCAAGAGATCTTCTAGATCTGAGGTTGGATTATTAGAAAGTAAATCCGTAGCTTAAATGAAGAATGTGATCACAGTGAAGTTACTCGGCTATCTGTAATACCACAATTCTCGATTGTGTCTTTAGTATAAGGGTATGCCACCTTATTGGAAATAAATAGGGAAAAGTAGTATAAAAGAAATAGGAAGTAAGAATTACTGCAGAACAGCTTCCTGAATTTAAgcagaaaatgggaaatttATTGATGAAATCTAAGGTACTCAGTTGCATCTCTGTAAAAACAGTAGCAGTAGCAGTCAGCCCACTTGTTGTCTGTTTGCTTTAATAGTTCTTTCAGAGTGTCTTCAGGAAAATGTAGTTTTGCACTATGTAGAGATCATTTGAAATGATGGTTTCTTAATGTTGCAAATTAAGGAAATGTTCCTTTTGTGaactatatataaaattaatgcAGGTCCAGACAAGTAGTACTGTAGATGGTGATCCCAGCGAGGCTTTCAAATAAGCTTAGgtgtatttcttaattttattctttctcctgGTGGTACAAGagcatgcagagagaaaacagctcAATTTTTAGATCTCAGAATTTGCATCACTTGTCCCTGAAGTGATCCACTTTGACTCGCCATTTTAATTGACTAGATTGCTAAACAAATTATCAAACTTTTCAGCATAATTTTTAGTCATTGTTCGTAGACTGACCATGCTTTCAAGCATTCAATCTCACTAGATGGTGTGCTGATTCATGAGGATTTACCACAGGCTGTTACTGTAGCTGTATGcttagaaagaagagacatgTGGCTCGTGTGAGTAAATGTGGATTTCCTTATCAGCCCGAAAAGAATGACAAAACATAACCCTTCTGTCTACTGCCCAAATTGGTCCTCCGTGGGTCGACCTTTTGTATTTAAGAAGCTGTTAAAAGGTGCTAATTTCAATCTAGCCACAAGAGTGTGATCTTCAGAAATACTGGATTAAAAAGAATCTACTCCTGCTACTAATGGAAGCTATGTTCCTACCTCTGTCGACAAGACATACaacctgctgcttctctggaTGATTATTTGACATGAATAGAGGAATAAACACATAGGGAAAAGCATGTAGCTTGCCAAAAGCTTACGCAAGAATACAAATCTATGTCTTTCTCCTTAGATGGAGGCTACAGATACTTAACCATAGTCGTTCTTTTAGGTAAATTCACCAGCTCACATTTAGCAATGAACCAGATACTTAATAGAAATCCTCTGCGCTGTATTCCTGAGCCAAAGATAGCTTTGCTTTCTTATGCTTTTCAGCAGCATCTTTTGCTTAAGTCCTGACCAGAAGTCAGTTTGTAGAAAAGTCTGAGATTTCAGGCtgtgtaatctttttttttcttttttaacatcaAAAATGTaggataaaggaagaaaaatctgacaCTTGTTACGATGAGTCCACTCAAAGGAACAAATGCCCCTatgaaaagcaaagactgaagcCCTCTGCTAAGAAGGAGAATAATCCGGACGCCGATACCGACTTAGGAACTGATAGTAGTGATGATGATAAGAGACACAGAAATAGTAAAGtaaatttgaaaaagaagaggagagagagcTCTGTGAGCAGTGAAGAGGAGGCTAAACATCACAAGAGCCAGAGGCATTCCAGGTCACCGAGCTCCTCTGGTGCGGAGGAAGAGCTGCGCACAAAAGCCCATCTTACAAAGAGGGGAGAGAGCAGACCAAGCAGGAGGGGGAATGATGAGCAATACAGGGAAAAAGACTATGAGAGAAGTAGGACCCACGAAAAGGATCAccaaagggaaaaggaagagcgACACAGATACGGGGATCACACCAATAAAGATAACtacagaaggagggaagagcaaGATGATAAacaaagggggaaggaaagaaaggagagggagggacATGGCAGAGAATGGAGGAAggcaaaggagagggaggagaggggctcAGAAAAGGAAcgagagaaagagagaataaGAAACGGTAAAGACAGATATAATgacagagagaaggagagaggagagaaatgcagagaaaaggaagaccATGTGAAGGAGAGTAGAGAAAAACATGGTCGTGATGAAAAGAAGTacagagagaggagggaaaccACTCCTGCATCTTTAGAAAAAGATGGAGAGACTGATctggaaaaagagggaaagggaaaagagagagaggtggATGAGAAGGGAGGATGCAGCTCTGGGATTTTGTCTGAGCAGAAGCGTaaagctggagaaggggagaaggaggagaaggaacaaGCACAGAAACCATCTGAGAGCATGAGCAAATTTGCCAAACGAAGCAATGAAGAGACAGTCATGTCAGCAAGGGACCGCTATTTGGCGAGGCAAATGGCACGCGTCAGTACTAAATCTTACATCGAGAAGGAAGAAGATTAACGGCCCTGTGGTGGACAGAAACACTCGCTCTGTCAGCCAAGAGGAAAAGCCACTGCTGCATGGACTCTTGTACAGAAGTTCAAGTGTATCGTAGCTATTTATTCCTGTCTTTCATTTAAGAAATTGTGTGTGGCGTAATAGAGGAACAACTTTTGAAATGGATTAACATATCACTTGATACACACCCTTAGTCTCTTTATACAGTTGAAATATTAAATTTGGCTGACTCTCTCCACCCTGGCCTTGAGTACCTTATCATGGTACTTGAAGGTTCTGGGACAGACCTAGGAGTGTTAAACAACGTAAGGTGAGAATATTGTCCCCTTGGCAGCCGCTACTCCTTTCACCAGCTGAAACTGTGAGCTCTGCTGAAACAACGGCATTCAGGCCTTCGCAGGAGTCCTTGTTGCCCACTGATTCTCTCAAAAATGAGAAGCAGACCTgtaaaaatgggggggggggagcaagAAAAGCAGCCTGAATAATAATCTAGGAGATTTCTGTACGTAGTACAGCATTTTGTAGGCTGAATGCATATTGACATAcaaattttgtatttatgtGTGGGCTTTGGTTTTGGGACCTGATGTACAGAAAcacttaaataaaatgtaagatAAATACTGGGTCTAATGCCTAGGtcttttttaatgctgtgttactttatttcctcttttttgtgtGAAATATGGTACACGAGACTGTTTTCATGCATTACAGCCATATCTGCTCATTCTGCTGGAGGTAACCTTTCAGATTTGTCAACCTGTCTGTTCAAAGGTTCATAATCAAAAGTAAATTCCTCTCCAAACTATAACTCGGTAAGTAGGGTATCTGACGGTGGtcatagtttttaaaatacattttcaacgCTTTTCACAATGGTTTCTTTCGCTTTGTTTATGAGtaaatttattgcttttatgcTATGGTAAGGTGAACCAATGTAAAAAAAGGGTTTGAGATTTGTGTTTCACTAATATTTTGTTCAGCAGACATAGCAATGAGGCAAAGGGTGAGTAAAACTAAAAGCCAAGCCCACCAGTTTACTAAGACTTGGAATGAGTTTTATATGTATAAGTTAATTGAGTAGCTGGCACTTACTCCAAGTGGGGGTgagtttggttttgctgttctgTCTAAACAAATGCAACGTGCATTGGTTCTTCTGCTGGAATAGAACAAAACGAATGTCTTGCAGTGGGCCGAGGTTCAAACACTGAAGGAaattctctgctttttgttaGAGAGGCCTTGTTGGTGGAGTAAACTGGACTAGGtattctgctttttcatggAACTAAGCTTTATCTTTGCGATTCCCGTAAGAGAGAAGCACAAGAGACGTCTACAGATGGATTATGAATATTAAATTTATTACCATAACAGTTTACAGTACAAGGCACATACTGATGACTTACAATCAGCTTGCAACACTTGTAACTAAACGGCCGCATAAATTAATACAGGTGCATCATGTACAAGTTGGGGGGAATACTTAGTTCTGTACAGCTAAAACTCCAGTTTAATTCTCTTTGCTTAAAAGGCAAACATATTCCCAATTTACCAGTTTCATAAATTGCTTTTCACTGTTCAGAATAGAGGGTAGGAAATACTTGTGTGATAGATAAGCGGAAGATGAGCTGAAGAGGAggaatttgtttgtttgcctcACAACACACTTAATTGCAGTGCAGCCCATTTGGTACCAGTAGAACTAGGTTTTTGTACAAAAACAGTGTTTAATATGTGGCTGCTTCTTGACCTACCTGATAAATATTGGTTACTCTAAATGTTTTCAGGTGAATAtgtaaaaggaataaaaaagaatcaacaacaaaaataaatgaaaccaaTTCCTCAATATTTCAGCCACTCAGCTAAACAGACACTAATAAATGAACTTCTCATAAGAAGATTTAGAAAACTTCAAACCAGTGTGCCAtataaaaaagagaagggggaCTAAATTGCCTTGCAAGTTCAGCTTTTATAGAGTGAAAACATAGATGTGTTTTGTCTTTGTAttattcaggaaaagaaaagcctttttaatCCACTTGTGGAGGGCTTCCTTGCCCCCATTCCCATAAAGACCTCAGGCTGGATTATCCTGGTGGAAAGAGAGCAAAGACCTAGCATCACCAGTGATCGTCTGGACTGcctgtttctaaaaatatttttcctgtgattttgCATGTCTACATTGCTTTTTATATCttcaaatagttaaaaaaacccctttcacCTCTCTCAGTACCTCTGTACTCACAGTGTATCATTCTcatttttcagctgagaaattCAGGCCGAGACACCTTGCCATATTTTACACTGTGGCTGTTGCAGGGCTTGCATTAATATCGGGGCTTCTTGGCTGACTGTTAATCTGCTAGAAGACAGCAGCATTTCTTGGGGAGTTGCTCGGTATTCTGTGCTAAAACCACCCAGAGGGACGACGTCTATCGTGTATTAGTGtcttaaaaaatgcaaattaacaATGTGTCTTTTGCCATTTCAAATGCCGTATAAAAAAAATAACGCCAGTAGTAGCGCATGCTAAATAGCAGTGATTTCTGCAATGGTTACGCTGCAAATTATTCCATTAGAAATAACGTTCCAGgtcttggtttgttttgaagGGGTGAAAGAGAAACTTTGGCTTTGCTACAGAGGGTGCTCGTACTTAACCATTTCTGCCCCCACCTTCACCCTTCCTCCTAAAAGGTGGCAGAATGTCTGTTTAGCGGGGGTTGTACGTAAATGACTACACAGCGGAACTGGAGGGTTCGGGTTGGTTGGGGGgaggttggtttttgttttgtttttttaatatgcctAACATGGAACGGTATCAggtctggcaaaaaaaaaaatcaattcataAGGTTTATCTGTATAAATACTTACGCATTTAAGAGGAAACCTATCTAGTGTTAGTTGAGCACCAGTGGGAAGAATGGAGAAGCTGGGTAGGGTTTTCTCCTTGATTTCCCACACTTTGATATTGGATACGTGCGAGTACCTCATTTATCTTACATTGACATTTCATACGTATTTTTTTCGACTAATTAACTCAtaacagaaaatttaatttttagaaaatcaCTAATTTTCTGATTGGTAACTTAACAACTAAATGGCTTTCTAATATTAAAAGAATTCCCGAACTGTTCCTCTTTCGTTGCAGTGAAGCCAGTTTTGGAAGTAGTTTTCAAATATACTTGAGGGATAAGGTACAAAACT contains:
- the NSRP1 gene encoding nuclear speckle splicing regulatory protein 1 isoform X2, producing MLQCTNMTVFTMKCSSRRKKVMPECYLEQMTKRSIPENPRYIQNILKAAEIRKKEQEKRMERKIQKEREMEGGEFAHKEAFVTSAYKKKLQERAEEEERERREAALEAYLDVTKQKDLSGFYRHLLNQRVGEEEMPKCSFREARIKEEKSDTCYDESTQRNKCPYEKQRLKPSAKKENNPDADTDLGTDSSDDDKRHRNSKVNLKKKRRESSVSSEEEAKHHKSQRHSRSPSSSGAEEELRTKAHLTKRGESRPSRRGNDEQYREKDYERSRTHEKDHQREKEERHRYGDHTNKDNYRRREEQDDKQRGKERKEREGHGREWRKAKEREERGSEKEREKERIRNGKDRYNDREKERGEKCREKEDHVKESREKHGRDEKKYRERRETTPASLEKDGETDLEKEGKGKEREVDEKGGCSSGILSEQKRKAGEGEKEEKEQAQKPSESMSKFAKRSNEETVMSARDRYLARQMARVSTKSYIEKEED
- the NSRP1 gene encoding nuclear speckle splicing regulatory protein 1 isoform X1, whose translation is MAALGKQYGLIMPKKVPQKNLVSKKLSVFADDSDEEPTVGESLQKEALKKQAMKQTKLEIQKALEEDATVYEYDSIYDEMQQQKKESNARVLSGTDDKKPRYIQNILKAAEIRKKEQEKRMERKIQKEREMEGGEFAHKEAFVTSAYKKKLQERAEEEERERREAALEAYLDVTKQKDLSGFYRHLLNQRVGEEEMPKCSFREARIKEEKSDTCYDESTQRNKCPYEKQRLKPSAKKENNPDADTDLGTDSSDDDKRHRNSKVNLKKKRRESSVSSEEEAKHHKSQRHSRSPSSSGAEEELRTKAHLTKRGESRPSRRGNDEQYREKDYERSRTHEKDHQREKEERHRYGDHTNKDNYRRREEQDDKQRGKERKEREGHGREWRKAKEREERGSEKEREKERIRNGKDRYNDREKERGEKCREKEDHVKESREKHGRDEKKYRERRETTPASLEKDGETDLEKEGKGKEREVDEKGGCSSGILSEQKRKAGEGEKEEKEQAQKPSESMSKFAKRSNEETVMSARDRYLARQMARVSTKSYIEKEED